The genome window CTCGCCGAGATCGCCCAGGCCGGGGGCTTCGACCGGACGATGCAGATCGCGGCTTTCGTGATGCTGTTCATCGGCTTCGCCATCAAGCTGCCGTCGTTCCCGTTCCACACCTGGCTCCCTGATGCCCACGTCGAGGCTCCCACGCCGATCTCGATGATCCTGGCCGGGATCCTGCTGAAGCTCGGCGGCTACGGGATCCTCCGCGTCGCCATGCCGCTGTGCCCCTACGGCACGCAGTACGCCGCCTACTTCCTCGTGGCCCTGGGCGTCTTCAGCATCATCTACGGGGCCTTCGCGGCGATGGCGCAGACCGACTTCAAGCGGCTCGTCGCCTACAGCTCGGTCAGCCACATGGGCTACGTCCTCGTCGGGATGGCGGTCTGGAAGATCAACGAATCGACCGGCGACACGATCCGCAACAACTCCTGGCACCTCGGCCTCGACGGCGCGATGTTCCAGATGATCGCCCACGGGATCTCCTCGGCTGGGATGTTCTTTATGGTCGGGGTGATTTACGACCGCGTTCACCACCGCGACCTGAACCAGTTCGGCGGCCTGATGCAGAAGATGCCCCTCTACAGCGGGGTCGCCTTCGGGATCTTCTTTGCCGGCCTCGGTCTCCCCGGCCTGTGCGGGTTCATCGGCGAAGTCTTCGTCGTCCTCAGCAGCTGGAACTTCAGCCCGCTCCTGGCGGTGATCGCCGCCTCGGGAGTGATCCTGACTGCCGGCTACATCCTGTGGACGATCCAGCGGGTCTACATGGGACCGGAATACAAGGGACCGCATCCCGAGGAACTGCGGGACATGGACGGCCGCGAGTCCTCCATCGCCTTCGTGATCCTCTCGCTCGCGATCCTGCTGGGAGTCGCTCCCGGCATCATGCTGAACGTCATGAGCCCCGCCTCCGAGCAGCTCACGAAGTCGCTCTCGACGGGGTACAAAGTGCTCCACGAGGCCCCGGCCGCCCAGGGGCCGCAGGTCACGTCGGTCGCACAGTAGCCGAGCCGGATTTCCGCTCTCCGTCCGACCAGATCCGCACTCCGCCGCCGTTCCGGAAACGCCATGTCGGTCTCAACGATCCTTCAGCAGTTCGCCAGCCAGGACCTTCCGCGGTCGCTGGAGATCTTCGCGCCGGAGCTCCTCCTGTGCGCCACGATCCTCCTGCTGCTTCTGGGCCGGCTCATCGGGTTCGACCGCAAGATCCCAGCGAGCTGGATTGCGCTCCTGGGGGGAATGGTCGCCTTCACGGCCGCCTTCACTCAGTTCATGTATCTCAAGTCGGGCGGCGAGCCGACCGGCGTCATCTCGGACCTCGCCTACGTCCTGCGGATCACCGAGGCCGGCGTCGGGACCCCCGGGCCCTACTTCACGGGGCTCCTGATGCACGACCACTTCGGGATGTTCTTCCGGCTGGGGCTCCTGCTGTTTCTCGTTCTCGTGATCGCCCTCACGGCCCTGACGGGGATTCCCGATAACGAAGACGCCCCGGACTTCTACACGCTCCTGTGCGGCTCGATGGTCGGAATGCTGGTGGCGGTCAGCGCCAACCATCTCCTGATGGCGTTCCTCGCCGTCGAAATGATGAGCGTTCCGAGCTACGCGATGGTCGGCTTCCTCAAGGGACGCCGGGCCTCGAGCGAAGCCTCGTTCAAGTACGTCGTCTACGGGGCCGGAGCGGCCGGCGTGATGCTGTACGGGATTTCGCTCCTCTCGGGACTCCTCGGGACGGCCGCCTTCCCGCAGTTCGCCGAGCGGTTCGATCTCCTTGTCGGAAACCAGTTCAGCTTCACGAACGCGAACGCCACGCTGATCGCCCTGGCGATGCTGATGATCCTCGTCGGCTTCGCCTTCAAGCTCTCGGTCTTCCCGTTCCACTTCTGGTGTCCGGACGCCTTCGAAGGAGCCGCGGCGGAAGTCGGCGGGTATCTGTCGGTCGCCTCCAAGGCGGCCAGCTTTGGCCTGCTGATTCGCTTCGCCCTGGCGTTCCAGGGGACGAGCCCAGCCCTCAAGGAATTCCTGACATTCTTCGGGATCGCCCTGGGGGTCCTGGCGTGCCTCAGCATGACCTTCGGGAACCTAGCGGCCTACACGCAGACGAACGTCAAGCGGCTCCTCGCCTACTCGACGATCGCCCACGCCGGCTACATGCTGCTGGGGGTTTCGGCCCTCCTCGTGATCCAGGGGAGCAGCGTTCCGGTCGGTGTCGATATCCCCGAGCAGTCCGCCCGGGCGGTCGAGGGGCTGACCTACTACATCGTCGTCTACCTGTTCATGAACCTCGTCGCTTTCGCGACGGTGGCCCTCCTGCGGAACGAAATCTTCAGTGAGAAGATCGAGGACTACCGCGGCCTGATCTCGGAGAACGGGGCGACGAAGGTCCTGTGCATCTGTTTGCTCGTCAGCTTCTTCAGCCTCGTCGGCCTGCCGCCGTTCGGGGGCTTCTTCGGCAAGTTCCTGATCTTCGCGTCCGCCTTCAAGGCGGGCTGGATCCACTGGGCGATGTGGGTGTTCGTCGTCATCGCCGGCCTCAACACCGTCTTCAGCCTGTTCTACTACCTGGGGGTCCTCAAGGCGATGTTTATTCGCCCGGCCCCCGAGCATCGCCGGCCCCTCAAGACTCCGGGGATCGTGGGGGCGTATGTCGCCCTGATCACGATTCCGATCCTCGTCCTCGGCGCCTCGCCGCTGCAGGATGACCTGTCGAAGACGGCTCACTACGTCGCCGCGAAGCTGTTTGAGTAAATCGTCTCCCCCTGTCGACCGTCGTTCACGCCAGCCCCCGTTGCCATGCTCCAGACCGGACTCCTGATCGACGACCTCAACGCCGTCCTCGTGCCGGTCGGCCGGAGCCTCCTGCAGTACACGGCGGAGGCCTTTCCCTGGACCTCAGCCGGCTCGGAACACGTCCGTCGCGACGTTATCCGGCTCGCCCAGCGGCAGCAGCAGACGGTCCAGCGGCTGACGGACGAGATCATCGCTCTCGGCGGCACCCCGGAGTTCGGGACGTTCCCGACCGACTACACGAGCCTGCACTTTGTGGCGGTCTCGTTCCTGATGGCGCAGATCGTCGCCAACCAGGAAGCGGTGCTGAAAACGATCTGCGCCCTTGGCGATGCGACCCGTGACGACCGCGAGCTCAACCAGATGCTCTGGGAAGCGGCGGCCGTCGAGGGGGGGATTCTTGAAGAGCTGAAGCGGATCAAGGGGAAGTAGCGGCCACGGCGTCGGCGACGGTGAGCGTCCCTTCGTAGAGCGCCCGGCCGACGATCGCGCCGACGAGGTTCGGCTGCCGCCGGTGGATCTCGGCCAGGTTCCTGATGTCCTGGGCGGTCGTGACGCCGCCTGAGGCGATGACCGGCAGCCCCATTTCGGCGAGCCGCTCCATGTCGGCGAGGGTCCCTGGGTCGACCCCCTTCATCATGCCGTCGTTAGCGATGTTCGTGTAGATGACCGCGGCCAGCGGCAGGCCGGCGAAGCGGCGGGCGAGGTCGATCGCGGGGGTCTGGGAGACGTCGAGCCAGCCGGCGGTCGCGACCATGGAGTCGCGGGCGTCGAGGCCGAGGGCGACGCGGCCGGGGAACTGGCGGACCATCGCTTCGAACCAGTCGGGCTGCTTGAGGGCCGCGGTCCCGACGATGACGCGGTTGATTCCGACCTCTTCGAGCATCATGCGGATGGTCGCTTCGTCGCGGATTCCGCCGCCGAGCTGGCAGGGGATCTTCATCCGGCCGAGGACGGAGCGGATGGCGTCGAGGTTGACCGGGCGTCCGGCTTTGGCGCCGTCGAGGTCGACGAGGTGCAGCCGCGTCGCTCCTCCGGCTTCCCATTTGGCTCCCATGGCGGCGGGGTCGTCGCCGAAGACGGTTTCCTGGTTGTAGTCTCCCTGGCGGAGGCGGACGCACTTTCCTCCGCGGAGGTCGATGGCGGGCAGGATTTCGAGCACGATGGGGCGGGGATATGAGGGAGGGGAGGGGGCCAAGCTGGAGAAGGTACGGCGTCGGGTGCCGCGTTGCCAGCCTTGGGACATCGTCCTTGCCGGCACGACTCTGCTCGCTCAAACCCAACGTGCTACGGCAGCCGGGGTCAAGGGGGGCTCACCCCCTTGCCGCCGGAGACGCTTCCGTGAGGAACCGTGGTCAGCAACGGGCGGCCGCTTTGTGGAGCCGGCGTCGAGGATTCGCTGCTCGTTTTGCAATCCCCGCGGGTTGGTGAGGGGGCATCCGGTACGTTGTCCGCGCTTGGACACGCGCTCCTTCAGAAAGAGCGAGACGAGACGGGCCTCCGGCGGGCAAGGGGGATTCTCCCCCTTGCATCCCCTGACCAGGGTGCCCCTGGACCCGGTTGGCTGGTGCGATGGCTACCGAAAACTTGCGCCTGCCGCGAGAGCGTCGGCCAACCGGCCATAGACCGCTCGCGGCGATTCGCCCGCCTCGAGATGACGGAGGATCCGCCGCGACAGCGAGCCCTCGCCCAGATTCACCTCCAGCGGACCGCGCGACTCCCCGCCCGTTTTCAAAGCCGGATCGCGGGCTCCCTCCGCCAGCCGCCGCCAGAGCTCCGCGGCGGTGATCGACCGGACGTCCCGGACGCCAAACTGCGCCAGGTACTCAGAATCGTCGACCTCGGCCACCTCCGCCTCGCGGATCGTCCGCAACAGGATCCGCTCAAGCGGATCAACGCCGATCGCCTGCTGCCGTGCGAGGGGAGTCCACTCCTCAGAGACGAGCCGCTTCAGAACATCGATGACAATTCGCGCCACCGCCAGGTCGACCGCCGGCGACTCCTGCAGATCGAGGACGCGAATCTCGATCGCCCCCCGGCTGAAACGGGCAATCGCGCCGCGGGCGTTCAGGAACTCTTGCTGAAGAACCCCGTCGGCATCGTACGGCGCAATGTCCCGGAACATCGGTTCGAAAATCAGCCGGCGATACTCCGCCTCGCTGTAGACAGGCTCGGGGATAACGCGGCCGGTCACGGACGCGATCCGGCGGGAGTTTGTCCGGTAGACCTCAAGTCGGTTGTCGAGGATTCCCGTGACGCGGCCGTCCACCATCGGCGAACTGGCGGCGAGGGCCGGGAGGATCGGAAGGATGAGCCGGATCGCCGCGTGGAGCCGGCCGAACTCCGCGTCGTCCGCGAAGGGAAGGTTGATGTGCATGCTCTGCAGGTTGGCCCACCCGTGCCCCCGGCAGTCGAAAATCCGGTTGAACGTCTCATAGATGACGTGGTTGTCGTGCGGCCAGAGCTCCATTTCCTTCCCGGGATTCATCCACGGGTGCATGGCCGTCGGCAGCAACCGTGCTCCCAGCGGCTTCGCCAGGGCCTCGATCCGGTCGACGTGGGACTGCATCGCCCCCGCCAGCCCGTCGAGATTCGCCCGCGGCTCGCTCGTCTTGAGCTCGATCACGTGGCGCACGAGTTCGTTCGACCACGTGATGTCCGGGAATTCGACGTCCGAGGTGATCTCTCCCCCCGCCTGGGCGGAGAGGACGGCGTCGGCGATCGGGCGGACGTCGAGCGTGTCCGCCGCCACCAGCATGTATTCGAGCTCGATCCCAAACGCTTCAAACAGTCGCAGCCGGGCCATGACACTTCCGTGCGCGGAACTCCTGAAAAACCAGTCCCGCACGATACCGCAAAGCCCCGAATTGACCAATCCGGCCTCGGCGGCGGGGCGGGGGAGGAGCAGAGGTACGGCCCGCAAAACGAAAATCCCGGCGGAACCGCGTTCTCAACGAAGAACGCGGTTCCGCCGGGACTGTGAAGTCGCCGTGGAGCGGGAAAAATGTCAGTTCATGCTTTCGGCGTCGGTCTGCTGGCTGCTCCAGACATTGAACGCTTCGTAAAGGTCTGAGGAGACATAGACACGCTCGT of Planctomyces sp. SH-PL14 contains these proteins:
- a CDS encoding NuoM family protein, which encodes MSDTILLSLTIFLPVAAIPFLLMFDKKADDAARGFVFAVTVIDFLLALGIWQRFDYSNPGMQMQVSYPWISSWNINYQLGVDGISLPLIVLTGLIFCVSMAASWSITKAVRGYLVLFLLLQTGVMGVFMSLDFFLFYVFWEVMLLPMYFLIGIWGGPRREYAAVKFFLYTLAGGVLMLIAMLMFYVNSAPAGQPGIFDLMKLAEIAQAGGFDRTMQIAAFVMLFIGFAIKLPSFPFHTWLPDAHVEAPTPISMILAGILLKLGGYGILRVAMPLCPYGTQYAAYFLVALGVFSIIYGAFAAMAQTDFKRLVAYSSVSHMGYVLVGMAVWKINESTGDTIRNNSWHLGLDGAMFQMIAHGISSAGMFFMVGVIYDRVHHRDLNQFGGLMQKMPLYSGVAFGIFFAGLGLPGLCGFIGEVFVVLSSWNFSPLLAVIAASGVILTAGYILWTIQRVYMGPEYKGPHPEELRDMDGRESSIAFVILSLAILLGVAPGIMLNVMSPASEQLTKSLSTGYKVLHEAPAAQGPQVTSVAQ
- a CDS encoding NADH-quinone oxidoreductase subunit N; amino-acid sequence: MSVSTILQQFASQDLPRSLEIFAPELLLCATILLLLLGRLIGFDRKIPASWIALLGGMVAFTAAFTQFMYLKSGGEPTGVISDLAYVLRITEAGVGTPGPYFTGLLMHDHFGMFFRLGLLLFLVLVIALTALTGIPDNEDAPDFYTLLCGSMVGMLVAVSANHLLMAFLAVEMMSVPSYAMVGFLKGRRASSEASFKYVVYGAGAAGVMLYGISLLSGLLGTAAFPQFAERFDLLVGNQFSFTNANATLIALAMLMILVGFAFKLSVFPFHFWCPDAFEGAAAEVGGYLSVASKAASFGLLIRFALAFQGTSPALKEFLTFFGIALGVLACLSMTFGNLAAYTQTNVKRLLAYSTIAHAGYMLLGVSALLVIQGSSVPVGVDIPEQSARAVEGLTYYIVVYLFMNLVAFATVALLRNEIFSEKIEDYRGLISENGATKVLCICLLVSFFSLVGLPPFGGFFGKFLIFASAFKAGWIHWAMWVFVVIAGLNTVFSLFYYLGVLKAMFIRPAPEHRRPLKTPGIVGAYVALITIPILVLGASPLQDDLSKTAHYVAAKLFE
- the hisA gene encoding 1-(5-phosphoribosyl)-5-[(5-phosphoribosylamino)methylideneamino]imidazole-4-carboxamide isomerase, whose product is MLEILPAIDLRGGKCVRLRQGDYNQETVFGDDPAAMGAKWEAGGATRLHLVDLDGAKAGRPVNLDAIRSVLGRMKIPCQLGGGIRDEATIRMMLEEVGINRVIVGTAALKQPDWFEAMVRQFPGRVALGLDARDSMVATAGWLDVSQTPAIDLARRFAGLPLAAVIYTNIANDGMMKGVDPGTLADMERLAEMGLPVIASGGVTTAQDIRNLAEIHRRQPNLVGAIVGRALYEGTLTVADAVAATSP
- a CDS encoding glutamate-cysteine ligase family protein; the protein is MARLRLFEAFGIELEYMLVAADTLDVRPIADAVLSAQAGGEITSDVEFPDITWSNELVRHVIELKTSEPRANLDGLAGAMQSHVDRIEALAKPLGARLLPTAMHPWMNPGKEMELWPHDNHVIYETFNRIFDCRGHGWANLQSMHINLPFADDAEFGRLHAAIRLILPILPALAASSPMVDGRVTGILDNRLEVYRTNSRRIASVTGRVIPEPVYSEAEYRRLIFEPMFRDIAPYDADGVLQQEFLNARGAIARFSRGAIEIRVLDLQESPAVDLAVARIVIDVLKRLVSEEWTPLARQQAIGVDPLERILLRTIREAEVAEVDDSEYLAQFGVRDVRSITAAELWRRLAEGARDPALKTGGESRGPLEVNLGEGSLSRRILRHLEAGESPRAVYGRLADALAAGASFR